A stretch of the Buchananella sp. 14KM1171 genome encodes the following:
- a CDS encoding dynamin family protein, giving the protein MAKHVEEPKGAAEARQLREVERDLARLRLVYPTRGAAQARRDRDYYLDQLRNYLLPRFEQLEAPLIAVIGGSTGAGKSTLLNSLVGREISPASALRPTTRRPVLVHASEDAHWFAGKRLFPGLEKLVRATQGEAGTGVVAAAAGAGGAPAGSGPVRDDAAPTGVGTGRDDAAPAGAGTGRDAATSTGATPLVETVACDELPTGLALLDSPDFDSVVASNRAAADQLLAGADLWVFVTTAARYADKVPWEFLRQAAARNVVIAVVLDRVPIGAGSQVRADLAGRLEQAGLGHAPLFTLTERELEDGLLPAADVASLRMWLQGLVESEALRAGVVRQTLRGAVGELVAALPALREEGEKQERTHAQARAVLEEELATALGEFAAILDGGEVLRGEVLARWHEFVGTSPVFRQLDGWLSRARDRVTSLWRRSDATPAVRALDAALVDALIGTARSVRRESLRRWEAEPVTAELAEHVARSVAPATGLEPRARELVEGWRRHVMEMIGTQVGDKRAAARLAALGVNATGAALLILVFASTGGLLGGEVLVAGGTAAVAQRVLEGIFGDAAVRSLAASARKDFLERATQFLTEASEPIERAVEKYWQEER; this is encoded by the coding sequence ATGGCTAAACACGTGGAGGAACCAAAGGGCGCAGCCGAGGCGAGGCAGCTGCGCGAGGTGGAGCGCGACCTGGCTCGGCTCCGCCTGGTTTACCCCACGCGCGGCGCCGCGCAGGCCCGCCGCGACCGCGACTACTACCTGGATCAGCTGCGCAACTACCTGCTGCCGCGCTTCGAGCAGCTGGAGGCGCCGCTGATCGCCGTGATAGGTGGCTCCACCGGGGCCGGCAAGTCCACGCTGCTCAACTCCCTGGTGGGCCGCGAGATCTCTCCGGCCTCAGCGCTTCGCCCCACCACGCGCCGCCCGGTGCTGGTGCACGCGAGTGAGGACGCGCACTGGTTCGCCGGCAAGCGCCTTTTCCCGGGCCTGGAGAAGCTGGTGCGCGCCACCCAGGGGGAGGCGGGCACCGGTGTGGTGGCCGCAGCCGCCGGGGCGGGCGGTGCGCCCGCCGGTTCTGGACCGGTCAGGGACGACGCTGCGCCGACCGGTGTCGGGACCGGACGGGACGACGCTGCGCCGGCCGGTGCCGGGACCGGACGGGACGCAGCGACGTCGACCGGTGCCACCCCCCTGGTGGAGACCGTGGCGTGCGACGAGCTCCCCACGGGCCTGGCGCTGCTCGATTCCCCCGACTTCGATTCGGTGGTGGCCAGCAACCGCGCGGCCGCCGACCAGCTCCTGGCCGGGGCGGACCTGTGGGTGTTCGTCACCACGGCCGCCAGGTACGCGGACAAGGTGCCCTGGGAGTTCCTGCGTCAGGCCGCCGCCCGCAACGTGGTGATCGCGGTGGTCCTAGATCGCGTTCCGATCGGGGCGGGCTCCCAGGTGCGCGCAGACCTCGCCGGGCGCCTGGAGCAGGCCGGACTGGGCCACGCCCCGCTGTTCACCCTGACGGAACGCGAGCTGGAGGACGGGCTGCTGCCCGCCGCCGACGTCGCCTCGCTGCGCATGTGGCTGCAGGGGCTGGTGGAGAGCGAGGCCCTGCGGGCCGGCGTGGTACGCCAGACGCTGCGGGGGGCCGTGGGGGAGCTGGTGGCCGCCCTGCCCGCGCTGCGCGAGGAAGGCGAGAAACAGGAACGCACCCACGCCCAGGCTCGTGCCGTGCTGGAGGAGGAGCTGGCCACGGCTCTAGGCGAGTTCGCCGCCATCCTGGACGGCGGCGAGGTGCTGCGCGGCGAGGTGCTGGCCCGCTGGCACGAGTTCGTGGGAACCAGCCCGGTGTTCCGGCAGCTGGACGGCTGGCTGTCCCGGGCCCGCGACCGCGTCACCTCCCTGTGGCGGCGCAGCGACGCCACCCCTGCGGTGCGGGCGCTGGACGCGGCGCTGGTGGACGCGCTGATCGGCACCGCCCGCTCGGTGCGCCGCGAGAGCCTGCGCCGCTGGGAGGCAGAGCCGGTCACCGCCGAACTGGCCGAGCACGTGGCGCGGAGCGTGGCGCCCGCCACCGGGCTGGAGCCGCGCGCGCGGGAGCTGGTGGAGGGCTGGCGGCGCCACGTCATGGAGATGATCGGCACCCAGGTGGGGGACAAGCGTGCCGCGGCCCGCCTGGCCGCCCTCGGGGTGAACGCCACCGGCGCGGCCCTGCTGATCCTGGTCTTTGCCTCCACCGGCGGCCTGCTGGGCGGCGAGGTGCTGGTGGCGGGAGGCACCGCCGCAGTGGCGCAGCGCGTCCTGGAGGGCATCTTCGGCGACGCTGCCGTGCGCTCCCTGGCCGCTAGCGCGCGGAAGGACTTCCTGGAGCGCGCCACCCAGTTCCTCACCGAGGCCAGCGAGCCGATCGAGCGCGCCGTGGAGAAGTACTGGCAGGAGGAGCGATGA
- a CDS encoding MBL fold metallo-hydrolase yields MLLSRIVSPVFGANCFIYATGRGGSAVVIDPGAHTAAPVAAELERLELTLEALIATHGHPDHVWDCAAVAGDKPVYVPGPDMYRMEDPDALLGPLAGIFTQQAGAPWQKPANLVEFPAQWFAGGGQLAGLPFVAVAAPGHSEGSTFLLSAGELEPTGLSSPDGAELAGPAEFAFGGDVIFAGSVGRTDLPGSDERQMLSTLRTLQQVINPQTWVLPGHGPLTRMRIEAATNPHLKYAARVG; encoded by the coding sequence ATGCTGCTCTCCAGAATCGTCTCGCCGGTGTTCGGCGCCAACTGCTTCATCTACGCCACCGGGCGCGGCGGCAGCGCCGTGGTGATCGACCCGGGCGCGCACACGGCCGCCCCCGTCGCCGCCGAGCTGGAGCGGCTGGAGCTCACCTTGGAGGCGCTCATCGCCACCCACGGCCACCCCGACCACGTCTGGGACTGCGCCGCAGTGGCGGGGGACAAGCCGGTCTACGTGCCCGGCCCCGACATGTACCGCATGGAGGACCCCGACGCGCTGCTGGGCCCCCTGGCCGGCATCTTCACCCAGCAGGCCGGAGCGCCCTGGCAGAAGCCCGCCAATCTGGTGGAGTTCCCGGCGCAGTGGTTCGCCGGGGGCGGCCAGCTGGCCGGGCTGCCGTTCGTGGCCGTGGCCGCGCCGGGCCACTCCGAGGGCTCTACCTTCCTGCTCTCGGCCGGCGAGCTGGAGCCCACCGGCCTTTCCTCCCCCGACGGCGCCGAGCTGGCCGGGCCGGCCGAGTTCGCCTTCGGTGGCGACGTGATCTTTGCCGGCTCCGTGGGCCGCACCGACCTGCCCGGCAGCGACGAGCGCCAGATGCTCTCCACCCTGCGCACCCTGCAGCAGGTCATCAACCCCCAGACCTGGGTGCTGCCCGGCCACGGCCCGCTCACCCGCATGCGCATCGAGGCGGCCACCAACCCGCACCTGAAGTACGCCGCACGCGTCGGCTAA
- a CDS encoding dynamin family protein, which produces MSTRDESLRRILAALAELERADASLPAAGGANGSGAARSAAIRSADAAKLAPFWPRLAELDAKVRQRRAMGPGLTVVAVLGATGAGKSSLINALAGAEVAPVSVLRPTTSRPLAVVSPASAAEARPLLGSLGIEAVRQAAITPGLVLIDLPDLDSTSTAHRDEALRVAELADVLLWVLDPQKYADAAVHTEAIARYAGHEAVTHVVLNKTDTLEAHDAAAVAAHLGELLPAGWSVLPTSATGGRGLARLREELEARARAKDSALARLLADARELGGQVLAACPAKSPTPDWGRLTDALVESCGAASAAEQGQRAYAREAGRHYNVFARLGGKVLPTEATLVPARPLLSGVTEELEALEAGLVHPSGVTERAERLSHSAEEVLRGATVAPAKRTWWALTGALSWVGGILLAVSLLWLAGLAGALALGWPLVKAPLHLLGLGGPLASGTWLGELPAPTLLLAVSVVLLAVTGAVGALAGRTGARKHGKAVQERVRADLANLVDKQVARRLAPHLERRQALARARADLAAAL; this is translated from the coding sequence ATGAGCACTCGCGATGAGTCCTTGCGCCGCATCCTGGCGGCGCTGGCCGAACTGGAGCGGGCCGACGCCAGCCTGCCCGCAGCGGGCGGCGCGAACGGGAGTGGGGCCGCCCGCAGCGCGGCTATCCGGAGCGCGGACGCCGCGAAGCTGGCGCCGTTCTGGCCGCGCCTGGCGGAACTGGATGCGAAGGTGCGGCAGCGCCGCGCGATGGGCCCCGGGCTGACCGTGGTGGCCGTGCTGGGGGCGACCGGGGCCGGGAAGTCCTCCTTGATCAACGCGCTGGCCGGGGCAGAGGTGGCGCCGGTTTCCGTGCTGCGCCCCACCACCTCGCGTCCCCTGGCGGTGGTGAGCCCGGCCAGCGCGGCAGAGGCGCGCCCCCTGCTGGGCTCGCTGGGGATCGAGGCTGTGCGCCAGGCAGCCATTACCCCGGGGCTGGTGCTGATCGACCTGCCGGACCTGGACTCCACCAGCACCGCGCACCGCGACGAGGCGTTGCGCGTGGCCGAGCTGGCCGACGTGCTGCTGTGGGTGCTGGACCCGCAAAAGTACGCCGACGCCGCCGTGCACACCGAGGCGATCGCCCGCTACGCCGGCCACGAGGCCGTCACCCACGTGGTGCTCAACAAGACCGACACGCTGGAGGCGCACGACGCTGCCGCAGTGGCCGCCCACCTGGGCGAGCTGCTGCCGGCCGGCTGGTCCGTGCTGCCCACCTCCGCCACCGGCGGGCGGGGACTGGCCCGGTTGCGCGAAGAACTCGAGGCGCGGGCGCGCGCCAAGGACAGCGCTTTGGCGCGGCTGCTGGCCGACGCCCGGGAGCTGGGCGGTCAGGTACTGGCGGCCTGCCCCGCAAAATCGCCCACCCCGGACTGGGGGCGCCTGACCGACGCCCTGGTGGAGAGCTGCGGCGCTGCGAGCGCCGCGGAGCAGGGGCAGCGCGCCTACGCGCGCGAGGCCGGCAGGCACTACAACGTCTTTGCCCGCCTGGGCGGGAAGGTGCTGCCCACCGAGGCGACGCTGGTGCCGGCCCGCCCGCTGCTGAGCGGGGTGACCGAGGAGCTGGAGGCTCTCGAGGCGGGCCTGGTCCACCCCAGTGGGGTGACCGAGCGGGCCGAGCGCCTCTCCCACAGCGCGGAGGAGGTGCTGCGCGGCGCCACCGTCGCGCCGGCCAAGCGCACCTGGTGGGCGCTCACCGGCGCGCTGTCCTGGGTCGGGGGCATCCTGCTGGCGGTGAGCCTGCTGTGGCTGGCCGGCCTGGCCGGCGCGCTGGCGCTGGGCTGGCCGCTCGTCAAGGCCCCGCTGCACCTGCTGGGACTGGGCGGTCCGCTGGCTTCTGGAACCTGGCTGGGCGAACTGCCCGCCCCGACCCTGCTGCTGGCCGTTTCCGTGGTGCTGCTGGCGGTGACCGGGGCCGTGGGTGCGCTGGCCGGGAGGACCGGGGCGCGCAAGCACGGCAAGGCCGTGCAGGAGCGGGTGCGGGCCGACCTGGCCAACCTGGTGGACAAGCAGGTGGCGCGGCGCCTGGCGCCGCACCTGGAGCGGCGCCAGGCGCTGGCCCGGGCC
- a CDS encoding DUF349 domain-containing protein, whose translation MTVADDARAPRDTEEVVTPIEQPAAEVEESAPAQAEVEAVEAAGVADVAADAPAVEAAPAEAAEAVETAEVPAAEAAEAEVKAEEAPVAEVTEEAAKEAPAPAAPAAPSPAAAKPRKHRPAPPSEQPLDIAAVVRAAQFGRVADDGTVYVREAGGERAIGQYPEGVPADALEMYVRRYLDIAAQVELFSARMVNLSDKEIDSTLASLSEALEAPKAVGDLDGLRERLAGLKTAAEEHKVAERARREAAKAESIAVRTKIVEQAEEIAARDPQRVQWKSSGEQMRALLDQWKEAQRSGPRIPKGEEDALWKRFAAARGAFDRARRQYFAELDKVQAKAKATKEALIARAEELSTSTDWRETSAKMRDLMEQWKAAGRTSRKEDDALWARFRAAQQVFFDNRSSTNKAIDAEYAENLRTKEALLEHAEALLPVTDVEAAREALRPIQDAWEEAGRVPREAKDRIEARMRAVERAINEAENERWRRTDPEKKARRAGLVGQLEEAIENLEKELAQATAKGDAKAVRQAEEALAARKSWLDQLSRSEG comes from the coding sequence GTGACCGTCGCTGACGACGCACGCGCACCGCGTGACACCGAGGAAGTTGTCACCCCCATCGAGCAGCCCGCGGCGGAAGTGGAAGAATCCGCGCCCGCCCAGGCCGAAGTTGAGGCCGTCGAGGCGGCAGGGGTGGCCGACGTTGCCGCCGACGCCCCCGCCGTAGAGGCCGCCCCCGCTGAGGCGGCCGAGGCTGTAGAGACCGCAGAGGTCCCCGCCGCTGAAGCGGCCGAGGCCGAGGTGAAGGCCGAGGAGGCTCCGGTCGCGGAGGTGACCGAGGAGGCGGCGAAGGAGGCTCCCGCGCCCGCCGCGCCCGCCGCGCCGAGCCCGGCTGCGGCCAAGCCGCGCAAGCACCGCCCGGCCCCGCCCAGCGAGCAGCCGCTGGACATCGCGGCCGTGGTGCGCGCCGCCCAGTTCGGCCGCGTGGCCGACGACGGCACCGTGTACGTGCGCGAGGCCGGTGGCGAGCGCGCGATCGGCCAGTACCCCGAGGGCGTGCCGGCCGACGCGCTGGAGATGTACGTGCGCCGCTACCTGGACATCGCCGCCCAGGTGGAGCTGTTCTCCGCCCGCATGGTCAACCTCTCCGACAAGGAGATCGACTCCACGCTGGCCTCCCTGTCCGAGGCCCTGGAGGCCCCCAAGGCCGTCGGTGACCTGGACGGCCTGCGCGAGCGCCTGGCCGGCCTGAAGACCGCCGCCGAGGAGCACAAGGTGGCAGAGCGGGCCCGCCGCGAGGCCGCCAAGGCGGAGTCCATCGCCGTGCGCACCAAGATCGTGGAGCAGGCCGAGGAGATCGCGGCGCGCGACCCGCAGCGCGTGCAGTGGAAGTCCTCCGGCGAGCAGATGCGGGCCCTGCTGGACCAGTGGAAGGAGGCCCAGCGTTCTGGGCCGCGCATCCCCAAGGGTGAGGAGGACGCGCTGTGGAAGCGCTTCGCCGCCGCCCGTGGCGCCTTTGACCGCGCCCGCCGCCAGTACTTCGCGGAGCTGGACAAGGTCCAGGCCAAGGCCAAGGCCACCAAGGAGGCCCTGATCGCCCGCGCCGAGGAGCTGTCTACCTCCACCGACTGGCGCGAGACCAGCGCCAAGATGCGCGACCTGATGGAGCAGTGGAAGGCCGCGGGCCGCACGTCCCGCAAGGAGGACGACGCCCTGTGGGCCCGCTTCCGCGCCGCGCAGCAGGTGTTCTTCGACAACCGGTCCTCCACGAACAAGGCGATCGACGCCGAGTACGCGGAGAACCTGCGCACCAAGGAGGCCCTGCTGGAGCACGCCGAGGCGCTGCTGCCCGTCACGGACGTGGAGGCGGCCCGCGAGGCGCTGCGCCCGATCCAGGACGCGTGGGAGGAGGCCGGGCGCGTGCCGCGCGAGGCCAAGGACCGCATCGAGGCGCGCATGCGCGCCGTGGAGCGTGCCATCAACGAGGCCGAGAACGAGCGCTGGCGCCGCACCGACCCGGAGAAGAAGGCGCGCCGCGCCGGCCTGGTGGGTCAGCTGGAGGAGGCCATCGAGAACCTGGAGAAGGAGCTCGCCCAGGCCACCGCCAAGGGCGACGCGAAGGCCGTGCGTCAGGCCGAGGAGGCCCTGGCCGCCCGCAAGTCCTGGCTGGACCAGCTTTCGCGCAGCGAGGGCTGA
- the hisS gene encoding histidine--tRNA ligase — MAAITASLSGFPEWLPAGRVVENHVLDTLRREFELHGFASIETRAVEPLKELLRKGETSKEVYLLSRLADLGAEGGEDGTDPNRLGLHFDLTVPFARYVVENAGHLHFPFRRYQIQKVWRGERPQDGRFREFTQADIDVVGDGTLAFHHEVEIPLVMAAALTKLGIGEFAIHVNNRKAAQGAYESLGIRDVEGALRAIDKLAKIGPAGVQAELEALGDVNPAAAQAAIELAGITGTEGISAAARAVVEKAGGVVSELMEQGLAELEELLAAASERAPGVVVADLSVARGLDYYTGSVYETFLVGHESLGSICSGGRYDSLASDGKRTYPGVGMSIGVSRLVSRMLSADLASASRQVPSAVLVAVTDEAERAASDAVAVELRKRAIPCEVSPSAAKFGKQIRHADRRGIPFVWFPGTGEVKDIRSGEQVAADPRTWEPPAQDWWPTVVANG; from the coding sequence ATGGCAGCAATCACCGCATCTCTTTCTGGTTTCCCCGAGTGGCTCCCGGCCGGTCGCGTGGTAGAGAACCACGTGCTGGACACGCTTCGCCGCGAGTTCGAGCTGCATGGATTCGCCTCGATCGAGACGCGCGCGGTGGAGCCCCTGAAGGAGCTGCTGCGCAAGGGCGAGACCTCCAAGGAGGTCTACCTGCTCTCCCGCCTGGCGGACCTGGGTGCGGAGGGCGGCGAGGACGGCACCGACCCCAACCGCCTGGGCCTGCACTTCGACCTGACGGTGCCCTTTGCCCGCTACGTGGTGGAGAACGCCGGCCACCTGCACTTCCCCTTCCGGCGCTACCAGATCCAGAAGGTCTGGCGCGGCGAGCGCCCGCAGGACGGCCGCTTCCGCGAGTTCACGCAGGCCGACATCGACGTGGTGGGCGACGGCACCCTGGCCTTCCACCACGAGGTGGAGATCCCGCTGGTCATGGCCGCCGCGCTCACCAAGCTGGGCATCGGCGAGTTCGCCATCCACGTCAACAACCGCAAGGCGGCGCAGGGCGCCTACGAGTCCCTGGGCATCAGGGACGTGGAGGGCGCGCTGCGCGCCATCGACAAGCTGGCCAAGATCGGCCCGGCCGGCGTGCAGGCCGAACTGGAGGCGCTGGGCGACGTCAACCCGGCCGCCGCGCAGGCCGCCATCGAGCTGGCCGGCATCACGGGCACCGAGGGGATCAGCGCCGCCGCTCGCGCCGTGGTGGAAAAGGCAGGCGGCGTGGTCAGCGAGCTGATGGAGCAGGGCCTGGCCGAGCTGGAGGAGCTGCTGGCTGCGGCCAGCGAGCGGGCCCCGGGCGTGGTGGTCGCGGACCTGTCCGTGGCCCGTGGCCTGGACTACTACACCGGCAGCGTCTACGAGACCTTCCTGGTGGGGCACGAGTCGCTGGGTTCGATCTGCTCCGGCGGCCGCTACGACTCCCTGGCCAGCGACGGCAAGCGCACCTACCCGGGCGTGGGCATGTCCATCGGCGTCTCCCGCCTGGTCTCCCGCATGCTGAGCGCGGACCTGGCCAGCGCCTCCCGCCAGGTGCCCTCCGCCGTGCTGGTGGCGGTGACCGACGAGGCCGAGCGCGCCGCCTCCGACGCCGTGGCGGTCGAGCTGCGCAAGCGCGCCATCCCCTGCGAGGTCTCGCCCAGCGCCGCGAAATTCGGCAAGCAGATCCGCCACGCCGACAGGCGCGGCATCCCGTTCGTGTGGTTCCCCGGCACCGGCGAGGTAAAGGACATCCGCTCCGGCGAGCAGGTGGCCGCCGACCCGCGCACCTGGGAGCCGCCGGCCCAGGACTGGTGGCCCACCGTGGTGGCAAATGGCTAA